A region from the Lentisphaera profundi genome encodes:
- a CDS encoding type II secretion system protein, producing MKKNHFTMTELLVVVAVIIILFGIGVPAVIKGMRQGELTECKGNLKQLSTAVSVYLKDNKNYFPSETGDQWVATSGNPISTYLGNSFDNVNVCPSNPSDDESYRASAYDDGSGDFDFDLNATGGTKGLKLSKVKRPNTMSLFVSKEVYNQSSISDQWHGTDNTFPFVNVGGSITSFVFSSSDLTNANKSTRYDFKND from the coding sequence ATGAAAAAAAATCACTTTACAATGACCGAACTACTTGTTGTTGTCGCCGTCATCATCATCTTATTCGGCATTGGTGTCCCTGCAGTCATCAAAGGCATGCGCCAGGGTGAACTCACTGAATGCAAAGGTAACCTCAAGCAATTATCTACTGCAGTAAGTGTCTACCTCAAAGATAATAAAAATTATTTCCCATCTGAGACAGGTGATCAATGGGTGGCAACCTCAGGTAACCCGATTTCAACCTACCTTGGCAATTCTTTTGATAATGTTAACGTTTGTCCCAGTAACCCAAGTGATGACGAATCGTATCGTGCTTCTGCCTATGACGACGGGAGTGGAGATTTCGATTTCGATTTAAATGCTACTGGTGGAACCAAGGGCTTAAAACTTTCAAAAGTTAAACGTCCTAATACCATGAGCTTATTTGTCTCTAAGGAAGTATATAATCAAAGCTCAATATCTGACCAGTGGCACGGCACAGATAATACCTTTCCTTTTGTTAATGTTGGTGGCTCAATTACATCTTTTGTATTTAGTAGTAGTGATTTGACTAACGCTAATAAATCGACTCGTTACGATTTCAAAAATGACTAA
- a CDS encoding cytochrome C oxidase subunit IV family protein: MSDHHGPESDHKPHVLPMIMYVAVGSALFGLTALTIWTAKFMPEVIYHFTKMQITPTIAIIIALAIAFTKAALVCGFFMHLHYDKPLNRAVFMSGIFFLSLFFLFTLADTLTRDDKVYLREGMPERFKSLTEIPHKPYFVPASTGYDIHGHSLEHATDHPVADTADEKVPEVDKSEEKAPEAKH; the protein is encoded by the coding sequence ATGAGCGACCATCACGGACCTGAAAGTGACCACAAGCCTCACGTACTTCCTATGATTATGTACGTAGCTGTAGGTTCTGCACTATTTGGACTTACTGCACTCACAATATGGACGGCAAAGTTCATGCCGGAAGTAATCTACCATTTTACCAAGATGCAAATCACACCGACTATTGCGATTATCATTGCCTTGGCAATTGCTTTTACCAAAGCAGCACTAGTTTGCGGATTCTTCATGCATTTACACTACGACAAGCCCCTCAATAGAGCGGTTTTCATGTCTGGTATTTTCTTCTTATCACTTTTCTTCCTCTTTACTTTGGCAGATACTTTGACTCGTGATGACAAGGTTTATCTTCGAGAGGGTATGCCTGAGCGCTTTAAGTCCTTAACTGAAATACCTCATAAGCCCTACTTTGTACCCGCTTCTACTGGCTATGATATCCACGGTCATTCTCTTGAGCATGCTACGGATCATCCTGTAGCAGATACGGCTGATGAGAAAGTTCCTGAAGTTGATAAATCTGAAGAAAAGGCCCCCGAGGCCAAACACTAG
- a CDS encoding cytochrome c oxidase subunit 3 family protein: MSSKVDTSKFIPRFVSHHFSNADQEFDSCKLGMWLFLLTEFMLFGGIFVAYVVFRTWYPETFESGAEKLDWKMGAVNTVILITSSVTMAVAIRDVQLNKKGRALALMLITVLCGMGFLVVKYFEYHHKFELGIFPGGFFSFMGDHMSNEHLYFSIYFMATATHVLHVILGLIAILWVSWRTAKGEFYEAYYTPVEMVGLYWHLVDLIWIFLFPLLYLTK; encoded by the coding sequence ATGAGCTCTAAAGTAGATACAAGTAAATTTATCCCGCGTTTCGTTTCGCATCACTTTTCTAACGCGGATCAGGAATTCGACTCATGCAAACTAGGCATGTGGTTATTTCTTCTCACGGAATTTATGCTCTTTGGCGGTATTTTTGTTGCCTATGTAGTGTTCCGTACTTGGTACCCAGAAACTTTTGAAAGTGGTGCTGAAAAGCTCGACTGGAAAATGGGTGCCGTTAATACAGTTATTCTAATTACGTCTTCTGTTACAATGGCTGTTGCCATCAGAGATGTTCAACTCAATAAAAAAGGTAGAGCCTTGGCACTAATGCTCATCACCGTTTTATGTGGCATGGGTTTCTTAGTCGTTAAATACTTTGAATACCATCATAAGTTTGAACTCGGGATTTTCCCTGGTGGATTTTTCTCCTTTATGGGAGATCACATGAGTAATGAGCATCTTTACTTTAGTATTTACTTCATGGCCACAGCGACTCACGTCCTTCACGTTATTCTCGGCCTCATTGCTATTCTTTGGGTTTCCTGGAGAACCGCTAAAGGTGAATTCTACGAAGCTTACTACACTCCAGTTGAAATGGTTGGCCTCTACTGGCATTTAGTCGACCTTATCTGGATCTTCCTCTTCCCATTACTTTACCTCACTAAATAA
- a CDS encoding cytochrome c oxidase subunit I produces the protein MSTTTQQNDVNFYNCKKGFMSWAYTLDHKRIGIMYLVASCVALFAGGAFALMIRAQLATPGGMLPMTPEYKDTYNMWFTLHGVIMVFLFIIPAIPAAIGNFILPLMVGAKDVAFPRMNLASFYLYVIGASIALYGIVGGETPLTTGWTFYLPYSKETAGAVITMTFAAFVLGFSSIFTGINFIVTIHKLRAPGMSWYKMPLLLWALYATSILQVLATPVLGITLMLLIAERTLQVGIFDPALGGDPVLFQHFFWFYSHPAVYIMILPGMGIISEVISCFSRKVIFGYKAIANSSIAIAVISFLVWGHHMFLSGQSVYAGLVFSFLTFLVAIPSAIKVFNWVATLHRASITFEAPMCYALSFLFLFTIGGLTGLPLATLSTDIVLHDTYYVVAHFHYVMFGGTVIAFFAGLHFYWPKMVGKMYNETVAKIACLIVFIGFNVTFFSQFFLGYTGMPRRYFTYDSSNELWSQMHGFSSIGAFILGFGVLILFSNLLASLFSDRKAPNNPWGATTMDWETQSPPILENFSEDVPVMKKAPYEYD, from the coding sequence ATGAGTACAACTACACAACAAAACGACGTCAATTTTTACAACTGTAAAAAAGGCTTTATGTCTTGGGCTTATACCCTAGATCACAAACGTATCGGCATTATGTACCTCGTAGCATCTTGCGTAGCACTTTTTGCTGGCGGTGCTTTCGCCCTTATGATTCGTGCACAACTCGCTACCCCAGGTGGCATGTTGCCAATGACTCCTGAATACAAAGACACTTACAACATGTGGTTCACTCTGCATGGTGTAATCATGGTATTCTTATTCATTATCCCTGCTATTCCTGCCGCTATTGGTAACTTTATCCTTCCACTCATGGTAGGCGCTAAGGATGTAGCCTTCCCGAGAATGAATCTTGCGAGTTTCTATCTTTATGTAATCGGGGCATCTATTGCGCTCTACGGTATTGTTGGTGGCGAAACTCCACTTACAACTGGATGGACTTTCTATCTGCCCTATTCGAAAGAAACGGCGGGCGCAGTAATCACCATGACCTTTGCTGCCTTTGTTTTAGGTTTCTCCTCAATCTTCACAGGTATTAACTTTATTGTAACGATTCACAAGTTGCGTGCTCCAGGAATGAGCTGGTACAAAATGCCACTTCTCCTATGGGCCCTCTATGCGACTTCCATCTTACAGGTTCTTGCTACTCCAGTTCTTGGTATCACACTAATGCTTCTCATTGCAGAAAGAACTCTCCAAGTTGGTATTTTTGATCCTGCACTTGGTGGTGACCCCGTACTCTTCCAGCATTTCTTTTGGTTCTACTCTCACCCTGCTGTATATATCATGATCCTTCCTGGCATGGGTATCATCTCAGAAGTCATCTCCTGCTTCTCACGCAAAGTTATCTTTGGTTATAAAGCTATTGCTAACTCATCTATCGCGATTGCGGTTATCTCATTCTTAGTATGGGGTCACCACATGTTCCTTTCAGGTCAATCAGTATACGCTGGTTTAGTTTTCTCTTTCTTAACTTTCCTCGTAGCGATTCCTTCCGCGATTAAAGTATTTAACTGGGTTGCCACTCTCCATAGAGCTTCCATTACTTTCGAAGCTCCTATGTGTTATGCGCTTTCATTCCTTTTCCTCTTCACCATTGGTGGATTAACAGGGTTACCACTTGCTACACTTTCTACTGATATCGTTCTTCACGATACTTATTATGTTGTAGCTCACTTCCACTACGTAATGTTTGGTGGTACGGTAATTGCCTTCTTCGCTGGCCTTCACTTTTACTGGCCAAAAATGGTTGGGAAAATGTATAACGAAACTGTAGCTAAGATTGCTTGCCTTATTGTTTTCATTGGCTTCAACGTAACTTTCTTCTCTCAATTCTTCCTCGGTTACACGGGCATGCCACGTCGTTACTTCACTTATGATTCAAGCAATGAACTCTGGAGCCAAATGCACGGCTTTAGTTCTATTGGTGCTTTTATCCTAGGTTTCGGTGTACTTATACTTTTCAGTAATCTTCTCGCTTCACTCTTCAGTGATCGTAAGGCTCCAAACAATCCTTGGGGCGCTACTACAATGGACTGGGAAACTCAGTCTCCACCTATCCTTGAAAACTTCTCTGAGGATGTTCCCGTAATGAAAAAAGCTCCCTACGAGTACGATTAA
- the coxB gene encoding cytochrome c oxidase subunit II, whose translation MKLDNIFRYSEAASAHAKEVDSVGSLINWLSVVFFVLIIGLMLYFMIRYRRRSENEKTPHITHNLLLEIAWSVIPLAIILVFFVRGYKTFINVMQPAPYAQSEDIYVTGSMWNWKFEFDNGGSVSSISSVALSPLKIAKAERKNLQKKDALTDVESKNLTKLNELIVKLENDPKVNNLSYYSKNAENFTKDGLPFISPKILTVPVDTPIRLVVTSKDVLHSFAIPAMRVKRDAVPGQKREFMFTPIKEGVYYYTCNEMCGTDHAFMIGWMNVVSKEEYAKFKEAITPIEGGTPAEQGERFWAKNCMACHAVKPNAPKGIGPNWYGLWGKERTFTDGSKAMADHQYISEAINDPAKKIVQGYAAMPAQGTFKDRDIKNLIEFIKTLSDKPSEPSEEAEK comes from the coding sequence ATGAAATTAGATAATATATTCAGATACTCTGAAGCAGCCTCTGCTCACGCAAAGGAAGTGGATAGTGTCGGATCACTGATCAACTGGCTATCAGTTGTCTTTTTCGTCCTCATCATCGGATTGATGCTTTACTTCATGATCCGCTATCGTCGACGCAGCGAAAACGAAAAGACCCCACACATTACACACAACCTCCTTCTAGAGATTGCTTGGTCTGTGATTCCACTCGCTATTATTTTAGTATTTTTCGTACGTGGCTATAAAACTTTCATCAATGTTATGCAGCCAGCTCCCTACGCACAATCAGAGGATATCTATGTTACTGGTAGCATGTGGAACTGGAAGTTTGAATTTGATAACGGCGGTTCTGTATCGTCTATATCTTCAGTAGCACTAAGTCCTCTCAAAATTGCTAAAGCTGAACGTAAAAATTTGCAAAAGAAGGATGCTTTAACAGATGTAGAGTCCAAGAACCTTACTAAGCTTAATGAGCTCATTGTAAAACTTGAGAACGACCCAAAAGTGAATAATCTTAGTTACTACAGCAAAAACGCCGAAAATTTCACAAAAGATGGTTTGCCTTTTATCAGCCCTAAGATATTAACCGTACCTGTTGATACGCCTATCCGTTTGGTAGTCACTTCAAAAGATGTTCTTCACTCATTCGCTATCCCTGCAATGCGCGTCAAGCGCGATGCGGTTCCTGGCCAAAAACGTGAATTTATGTTTACTCCCATTAAAGAAGGTGTTTATTACTATACTTGTAATGAGATGTGTGGTACTGATCACGCTTTCATGATCGGCTGGATGAACGTCGTCTCAAAAGAAGAGTATGCCAAATTCAAAGAAGCTATCACTCCTATTGAGGGCGGAACTCCTGCTGAACAAGGTGAACGTTTCTGGGCCAAAAATTGTATGGCTTGTCATGCCGTTAAGCCAAATGCTCCGAAAGGCATTGGTCCTAACTGGTATGGTCTCTGGGGCAAGGAACGTACTTTTACAGATGGTTCAAAAGCCATGGCAGACCATCAGTACATATCGGAAGCTATAAATGATCCTGCTAAAAAGATCGTTCAGGGTTACGCCGCGATGCCTGCTCAAGGCACTTTCAAAGATAGAGACATCAAAAATCTCATCGAATTTATTAAAACATTATCAGACAAGCCTTCAGAACCTTCTGAAGAAGCTGAGAAATAG
- a CDS encoding SCO family protein — MKKFFYILFLSLFALSISAEINGPQVGVSTNVDKDPESLKGVNVEENFGAHLNLDLIITNEEGEKVALKSYFKKGRPVVINMVYYSCGGTCNALMNGTFMVLNELEWKPGEHFEMLNISFEPKENHLLAKASKENYLKQFDMKGDGIHFLTTTREVADEITNTLGFRYKWVPSKENPEQGDYSHPSVSHILTEDGKISRYLYGISFPARDYKFAITEAGEGKIGSFAERVLVFCFQYDKERGKYVRNAMRVMSLGGLLTLIILVTFLGVLWKSEFFKKNTQTEKL, encoded by the coding sequence ATGAAGAAATTCTTCTACATCCTTTTCCTTAGTCTTTTTGCACTCAGTATTAGTGCCGAAATTAATGGTCCTCAGGTTGGCGTATCAACAAACGTTGATAAAGATCCTGAGTCACTTAAGGGAGTCAATGTGGAAGAAAACTTTGGTGCCCACTTAAACCTCGACCTCATTATCACTAATGAAGAAGGTGAAAAAGTAGCATTGAAGTCATACTTCAAAAAAGGCCGCCCCGTAGTGATCAACATGGTTTATTACTCCTGCGGTGGAACCTGCAATGCTTTAATGAATGGCACTTTCATGGTTCTTAATGAACTAGAATGGAAACCAGGTGAACACTTTGAAATGCTCAATATTTCTTTTGAACCCAAAGAAAATCATCTCTTAGCAAAAGCTAGTAAAGAAAACTACCTTAAGCAATTTGATATGAAGGGTGATGGCATCCACTTCCTCACAACTACGAGAGAAGTTGCAGATGAGATCACCAATACTTTGGGTTTTAGATATAAATGGGTTCCTAGTAAAGAAAACCCTGAACAAGGAGATTACTCCCACCCTTCAGTTAGTCATATCTTAACTGAAGATGGAAAAATCTCTCGTTACCTATATGGGATTTCTTTTCCTGCTCGTGATTATAAGTTTGCAATTACAGAAGCTGGCGAAGGCAAAATTGGTTCTTTTGCTGAGCGAGTACTTGTTTTTTGCTTTCAGTATGATAAAGAACGGGGAAAATATGTTAGAAACGCCATGCGAGTTATGAGTCTTGGTGGATTATTAACGCTCATCATTTTAGTCACCTTCTTGGGTGTACTATGGAAATCAGAATTTTTTAAGAAAAATACACAAACGGAAAAACTATGA
- a CDS encoding c-type cytochrome, whose protein sequence is MSLSSMIKPLTISLSLGALFFASCKPGAESAKPPIHPNPNMDTQEKYRALSESPFFEDGRTMRPIVEETVPYGKDGKLVQDPELRDGKTDSGEFVKTAPDFKSLGWTKSYAEYLQRGQQRYDIYCTPCHGSTGDGVGMVAKRGFLGVANLLLADYVNMPDGLIYSSIKHGSRSKIMLPYAVQIPNLSDRWAIVEYVRVLQKAAATEEYKSLSSKEAK, encoded by the coding sequence ATGTCACTGTCATCAATGATTAAGCCATTAACTATTAGCTTAAGTCTCGGTGCTTTATTTTTCGCTTCCTGTAAACCAGGTGCGGAATCAGCAAAGCCACCGATTCATCCAAATCCAAATATGGATACGCAAGAAAAATACCGTGCTCTTTCAGAAAGTCCTTTCTTTGAAGATGGTCGTACAATGCGTCCAATTGTAGAAGAAACTGTTCCTTATGGCAAAGACGGCAAGCTCGTACAAGATCCTGAACTTCGCGATGGTAAAACAGACAGTGGCGAATTTGTAAAAACTGCTCCTGATTTCAAAAGCCTTGGCTGGACAAAATCTTACGCAGAATACTTACAACGCGGTCAGCAACGTTACGATATCTACTGTACGCCTTGTCACGGTTCTACTGGTGATGGCGTTGGCATGGTAGCGAAACGTGGTTTCCTTGGCGTGGCTAACTTACTCCTTGCTGATTACGTGAATATGCCAGATGGACTTATTTACTCCTCTATCAAACACGGTAGCCGAAGTAAAATCATGCTCCCTTATGCAGTACAAATTCCTAATCTATCAGATCGCTGGGCGATTGTTGAATACGTTCGTGTTCTTCAAAAAGCAGCCGCAACTGAAGAATATAAATCATTAAGTTCCAAAGAGGCCAAATAA